In a genomic window of Gossypium arboreum isolate Shixiya-1 chromosome 9, ASM2569848v2, whole genome shotgun sequence:
- the LOC108456041 gene encoding dof zinc finger protein DOF1.8-like isoform X2, whose translation MATDLERKAAAKPQKQQALNCPRCNSMNTKFCYYNNYSLRQPRYFCKTCRRYWTEGGSLRNIPVGGCSRKNKRPSSSSKKLPDLVNNPKIHGGQDLNLAYPVSEVYTTSMSEFVEVPNSSVENNKKEIPPSLFPRCHVSALELVTGMSSKGSDPFIPMPVPDPNTVYTPGFPLQEYKPTLNFCVDEVEETNGRLLFPFQDLKQTTDNEDNKEQGDSSAGFWNGMLGGASW comes from the exons ATGGCCACAG ATTTAGAGAGAAAAGCTGCTGCTAAGCCTCAGAAACAACAAGCTTTGAACTGTCCCAGGTGCAATTCAATGAACACCAAGTTCTGTTATTACAACAATTACAGTCTCAGACAACCTAGGTACTTTTGCAAGACTTGTCGAAGGTACTGGACTGAAGGCGGTTCTCTCAGGAACATCCCTGTCGGAGGTTGTTCAAGAAAAAACAAAAGACCATCATCATCATCCAAAAAGCTTCCTGATTTGGTTAATAACCCTAAGATCCATGGAGGCCAAGATCTCAACTTAGCTTACCCAGTTAGTGAAGTTTACACCACAAGTATGTCTGAATTTGTTGAAGTCCCTAATAGTAGTGTAGAAAACAATAAGAAGGAAATTCCTCCTTCATTGTTCCCTAGATGTCATGTTTCAGCTTTGGAGTTGGTTACTGGAATGTCATCCAAGGGGTCGGATCCTTTCATTCCCATGCCAGTTCCAGATCCAAACACAGTTTATACGCCTGGGTTTCCTTTGCAAGAGTATAAACCAACGTTAAATTTCTGTGTGGACGAGGTTGAAGAGACAAATGGGAGGCTACTGTTTCCGTTTCAAGATCTGAAGCAAACAACTGATAATGAAGATAATAAGGAACAAGGAGATTCATCAGCTGGATTTTGGAATGGGATGTTAGGTGGAGCATCATGGTAA
- the LOC108456041 gene encoding dof zinc finger protein DOF3.7-like isoform X3 produces the protein MNTKFCYYNNYSLRQPRYFCKTCRRYWTEGGSLRNIPVGGCSRKNKRPSSSSKKLPDLVNNPKIHGGQDLNLAYPVSEVYTTSMSEFVEVPNSSVENNKKEIPPSLFPRCHVSALELVTGMSSKGSDPFIPMPVPDPNTVYTPGFPLQEYKPTLNFCVDEVEETNGRLLFPFQDLKQTTDNEDNKEQGDSSAGFWNGMLGGASW, from the coding sequence ATGAACACCAAGTTCTGTTATTACAACAATTACAGTCTCAGACAACCTAGGTACTTTTGCAAGACTTGTCGAAGGTACTGGACTGAAGGCGGTTCTCTCAGGAACATCCCTGTCGGAGGTTGTTCAAGAAAAAACAAAAGACCATCATCATCATCCAAAAAGCTTCCTGATTTGGTTAATAACCCTAAGATCCATGGAGGCCAAGATCTCAACTTAGCTTACCCAGTTAGTGAAGTTTACACCACAAGTATGTCTGAATTTGTTGAAGTCCCTAATAGTAGTGTAGAAAACAATAAGAAGGAAATTCCTCCTTCATTGTTCCCTAGATGTCATGTTTCAGCTTTGGAGTTGGTTACTGGAATGTCATCCAAGGGGTCGGATCCTTTCATTCCCATGCCAGTTCCAGATCCAAACACAGTTTATACGCCTGGGTTTCCTTTGCAAGAGTATAAACCAACGTTAAATTTCTGTGTGGACGAGGTTGAAGAGACAAATGGGAGGCTACTGTTTCCGTTTCAAGATCTGAAGCAAACAACTGATAATGAAGATAATAAGGAACAAGGAGATTCATCAGCTGGATTTTGGAATGGGATGTTAGGTGGAGCATCATGGTAA
- the LOC108456041 gene encoding dof zinc finger protein DOF1.8-like isoform X1: MDTALWPQEIVTNACSKPADLERKAAAKPQKQQALNCPRCNSMNTKFCYYNNYSLRQPRYFCKTCRRYWTEGGSLRNIPVGGCSRKNKRPSSSSKKLPDLVNNPKIHGGQDLNLAYPVSEVYTTSMSEFVEVPNSSVENNKKEIPPSLFPRCHVSALELVTGMSSKGSDPFIPMPVPDPNTVYTPGFPLQEYKPTLNFCVDEVEETNGRLLFPFQDLKQTTDNEDNKEQGDSSAGFWNGMLGGASW; this comes from the exons ATGGATACTGCTCTATGGCCACAG GAAATTGTCACAAATGCATGTTCAAAACCTGCAGATTTAGAGAGAAAAGCTGCTGCTAAGCCTCAGAAACAACAAGCTTTGAACTGTCCCAGGTGCAATTCAATGAACACCAAGTTCTGTTATTACAACAATTACAGTCTCAGACAACCTAGGTACTTTTGCAAGACTTGTCGAAGGTACTGGACTGAAGGCGGTTCTCTCAGGAACATCCCTGTCGGAGGTTGTTCAAGAAAAAACAAAAGACCATCATCATCATCCAAAAAGCTTCCTGATTTGGTTAATAACCCTAAGATCCATGGAGGCCAAGATCTCAACTTAGCTTACCCAGTTAGTGAAGTTTACACCACAAGTATGTCTGAATTTGTTGAAGTCCCTAATAGTAGTGTAGAAAACAATAAGAAGGAAATTCCTCCTTCATTGTTCCCTAGATGTCATGTTTCAGCTTTGGAGTTGGTTACTGGAATGTCATCCAAGGGGTCGGATCCTTTCATTCCCATGCCAGTTCCAGATCCAAACACAGTTTATACGCCTGGGTTTCCTTTGCAAGAGTATAAACCAACGTTAAATTTCTGTGTGGACGAGGTTGAAGAGACAAATGGGAGGCTACTGTTTCCGTTTCAAGATCTGAAGCAAACAACTGATAATGAAGATAATAAGGAACAAGGAGATTCATCAGCTGGATTTTGGAATGGGATGTTAGGTGGAGCATCATGGTAA